Proteins encoded by one window of Primulina huaijiensis isolate GDHJ02 chromosome 1, ASM1229523v2, whole genome shotgun sequence:
- the LOC140985814 gene encoding fructose-bisphosphate aldolase 6, cytosolic-like, translating to MSCYRGKYADELIANAAYIGTPGKGILAADESTGTIGKRLSSINVENVETNRRALRELLFTTPGALQYLSGVILFEETLYQKTAAGKPFVDVLKEGGVLPGIKVDKGTVELAGTDGETTTQGLDGLAQRCQQYYTAGARFAKWRAVLKIGPNEPSQLAINENANGLARYAIICQENGLVPIVEPEILVDGSHDIVKCADVTERVLAACYKALNDHHVLLEGTLLKPNMVTPGSDSAKVAPEVVAEYTVRALQRTMPPAVPAVVFLSGGQSEEEATVNLNAMNKLKTKKPWNLSFSFGRALQQSTLKSWSGKEENIPKAQAAFLTRCKANSEATLGTYQGGGALGEGASESLHVKDYKY from the exons ATGTCTTGCTACAGGGGAAAGTACGCTG ATGAGCTGATCGCCAATGCTGCATACATTGGCACCCCCGGAAAGGGTATCCTTGCCGCTGATGAGTCTACTGGTACAATAGGCAAGCGTCTATCCAGCATTAATGTGGAGAATGTTGAAACAAACAGGAGGGCTCTTCGTGAGCTTCTTTTCACGACGCCTGGTGCTCTTCAGTACCTCAGCGGAGTTATCCTCTTCGAGGAAACTCTATATCAGAAAACAGCTGCAG GTAAGCCCTTCGTTGATGTGTTGAAAGAGGGCGGTGTCCTCCCCGGTATCAAGGTTGACAAGGGTACTGTCGAGCTTGCTGGTACCGATGGTGAGACCACCACTCAAGGGCTTGATGGCCTTGCCCAACGTTGCCAACAGTATTATACTGCTGGTGCTAGGTTCGCCAAATGGAGAGCTGTGCTCAAAATCGGTCCCAATGAACCATCACAGCTCGCAATCAATGAAAACGCTAATGGTCTGGCTCGTTACGCCATCATCTGCCAAGAAAATGGCTTGGTACCCATAGTCGAGCCTGAGATCCTCGTTGACGGTTCTCATGACATCGTCAAGTGTGCTGATGTCACAGAACGTGTCCTAGCTGCTTGTTACAAGGCACTGAATGACCACCATGTCCTCCTCGAGGGAACTCTCTTGAAACCTAACATGGTGACTCCCGGCTCTGATTCTGCCAAGGTTGCTCCTGAGGTCGTTGCTGAGTACACAGTTCGTGCCTTGCAACGCACGATGCCTCCTGCAGTCCCTGCTGTCGTGTTTTTATCTGGTGGGCAGAGCGAGGAAGAGGCAACGGTCAACCTCAATGCCATGAACAAACTTAAAACCAAGAAACCATGGAATCTTTCTTTCTCATTTGGACGCGCACTACAGCAGAGCACCCTTAAGAGTTGGTCTGGAAAAGAAGAAAACATCCCGAAGGCACAGGCTGCATTCCTGACACGATGCAAGGCAAACTCTGAGGCAACACTTGGAACTTATCAAGGTGGTGGTGCCTTGGGCGAGGGTGCATCCGAGAGCCTCCATGTTAAGGACTACAAATACTAG